The following coding sequences lie in one Chionomys nivalis chromosome 8, mChiNiv1.1, whole genome shotgun sequence genomic window:
- the Rps13 gene encoding 40S ribosomal protein S13: protein MGRMHAPGKGLSQSALPYRRSVPTWLKLTSDDVKEQIYKLAKKGLTPSQIGVILRDSHGVAQVRFVTGNKILRILKSKGLAPDLPEDLYHLIKKAVAVRKHLERNRKDKDAKFRLILIESRIHRLARYYKTKRVLPPNWKYESSTASALVA from the exons ATGGGTCGCATGCACGCTCCCGG GAAGGGCCTGTCCCAGTCGGCGCTGCCCTACCGCCGCAGCGTCCCCACG TGGCTGAAGCTGACGTCTGACGACGTGAAGGAACAGATTTACAAACTGGCCAAGAAAGGCCTCACTCCCTCCCAGATAG GTGTGATCTTGAGGGACTCTCACGGTGTAGCCCAGGTCCGTTTTGTGACTGGTAATAAAATCTTGAGAATCCTTAAATCCAAAGGCCTTGCCCCTGATCTCCCTGAGGATCTCTACCATTTGATTAAGAAGGCAGTCGCTGTCCGAAAGCATCTTGAGAGGAACAGAAAG gATAAGGATGCTAAATTCCGCCTGATTCTGATAGAGAGCAGAATTCACCGGCTGGCTCGTTACTATAAGACCAAGCGGGTACTCCCACCCAACTGGAAATA tgagtcatccacagcctctgctttggTGGCATAA